The following proteins are encoded in a genomic region of Desulfosporosinus youngiae DSM 17734:
- a CDS encoding DUF3102 domain-containing protein: MTPTAERTPRIIADEINTINHQTGRTLLANAIEIGGRLKEAKALVRHGEWGQWLAKSVRYSQRSAGRLIQLYEAYGASPDLEADPNWSALSNLTYTNALILLDVPEALRADFMAHNDVGNLSSRELKRAVGVAGADEDEEHTSSLQKLDQALRKIDDLEKALNTMVLKISDLADQVRSLEQRVEEATSKFRAGRRRSVEKEANSDKSLKEEAPAAAQSLQTESISIPAAGAESPKSPQTSETAFAKARSARTRSSAPVLVASGFTVPEFPKFTASGFENPDPEYYTRQAESLFEFHRSNIHRSFEQLTLLLTVLTRKDKEMKERLRKQLKSFLENMTKIISRWPPAIKMT, translated from the coding sequence ATGACTCCCACAGCGGAACGCACCCCGCGGATTATCGCGGATGAAATAAACACAATCAACCATCAGACTGGAAGGACTCTGCTGGCTAATGCCATTGAGATCGGAGGGCGCCTGAAGGAAGCCAAGGCCCTGGTCCGGCACGGGGAATGGGGCCAATGGCTGGCGAAGTCCGTCCGTTATTCTCAACGATCAGCCGGGCGGCTGATTCAGCTTTATGAAGCCTATGGCGCTTCCCCTGACCTTGAAGCCGATCCAAATTGGTCAGCGCTGTCTAATTTGACCTATACCAACGCCCTCATCCTTCTTGACGTCCCGGAAGCACTACGGGCGGACTTTATGGCTCACAACGATGTCGGGAACCTCTCTTCCCGCGAGCTTAAGCGGGCCGTGGGAGTTGCCGGGGCTGACGAAGACGAGGAGCACACCTCATCTTTGCAAAAACTCGATCAGGCCCTGAGGAAGATCGATGATCTGGAAAAGGCATTGAACACCATGGTCCTTAAAATCAGCGACCTTGCCGACCAGGTCCGGAGCCTGGAGCAGCGGGTGGAAGAGGCAACGTCAAAATTCCGGGCAGGACGGAGGAGATCCGTTGAGAAAGAGGCGAATTCGGATAAGAGCCTAAAAGAAGAAGCGCCGGCAGCCGCTCAAAGCCTCCAAACTGAGAGTATCTCTATACCCGCTGCAGGCGCTGAATCCCCTAAATCCCCCCAGACCTCCGAAACGGCATTCGCCAAAGCTCGCTCCGCCCGCACGCGCTCTTCTGCTCCCGTGCTCGTCGCCTCCGGTTTCACAGTTCCCGAATTTCCCAAGTTTACGGCCTCCGGATTTGAAAACCCTGATCCCGAATACTATACCCGGCAGGCCGAATCCCTGTTTGAATTTCACCGCAGCAATATTCACCGCTCCTTTGAACAGCTCACGTTGCTGCTGACCGTGCTGACCAGGAAGGATAAGGAGATGAAGGAAAGACTGCGCAAGCAGCTCAAATCCTTCCTGGAGAACATGACCAAGATTATAAGTCGGTGGCCTCCCGCCATTAAAATGACTTAA
- a CDS encoding AAA family ATPase: MYRSVIHIYGASGSGTTTLGKFISEQLGYTFMDTDDYFWLPTNPKYIEKREKAERLKMMEKDILESDKVIISGSLVDWGDDLIPYFTLAVRVITASKIRIKRLKEREQQCFGSRIEFGGDMYQNHLEFIEWAAAYDTGNTSMRSKAKHDDWQKLLKCKQIIVNGEDHLTYNLALIKDSLFL; encoded by the coding sequence GTGTATAGAAGTGTAATCCATATCTATGGTGCCTCAGGTTCGGGGACAACTACCTTAGGCAAATTTATATCAGAACAGCTGGGATATACTTTTATGGATACAGATGATTATTTCTGGCTTCCAACAAATCCAAAATACATAGAAAAAAGGGAAAAAGCAGAGCGGCTTAAAATGATGGAGAAAGATATCTTGGAATCAGATAAGGTCATTATTTCCGGTTCGCTTGTGGATTGGGGAGATGACTTGATTCCATATTTCACATTGGCAGTTCGGGTAATAACGGCTAGTAAGATTCGTATTAAGCGACTGAAAGAAAGAGAGCAGCAATGCTTTGGTTCACGCATAGAGTTTGGTGGAGATATGTACCAGAATCATTTGGAGTTTATTGAGTGGGCAGCAGCTTATGACACTGGAAATACTTCAATGAGAAGCAAAGCAAAACACGATGATTGGCAAAAGTTATTAAAGTGCAAGCAAATTATTGTAAACGGTGAAGATCATTTGACCTATAATTTGGCACTTATAAAAGATAGCCTTTTTCTATAA